The Amblyomma americanum isolate KBUSLIRL-KWMA chromosome 6, ASM5285725v1, whole genome shotgun sequence genome has a window encoding:
- the LOC144094494 gene encoding uncharacterized protein LOC144094494: protein MSPRVRRESADMSSDHRGQKAIEALRNWQPSVRGGTPASGETGTELATGGHHVTCVLVACLGSCAAGTTLGYASTAMPSIEREPWYSIQGRPSESRWLIDLVLLVAAPGALGAGFLLDIVGNRLTLLLSTFGLLGSWISLVFSSNTTALFVARFMAGIFLGAISSCAGAHVAEICPSDRRAFFLGIVEVGQPTTTQLAGGPPRSRELLASSHPAHRIVARSSGMMLAFVLGHYVPWEMQAGLCMLPPVALMCLQRYVLDSPQWLMRRGKRSEALVVLSRLYGVDVPIEFRLRSAEDVAKSKAKMTRVKCARCIARAMLLQLLPELSCARLLLLRGDQVMRSLIADTEPWDAVSVLMMAGHVALSGMFVILTRVAGRRHLMVLSAVITATCMLALSPVEHLVFRGWTPEPRPRVTDWNAVYAVCLLLASHSLGLSHAPTVLATELLPARVRCVGAASSWAGRWLLAFLLVHQDDWLRALASDTYNLVPGLLLVLGAIPVACTAPETEARSLMAIEADL, encoded by the exons ATGTCGCCGCGCGTGCGGCGCGAGTCGGCCGACATGTCCAGCGACCATCGCGGCCAGAAGGCAATCGAGGCGCTGCGCAACTGGCAGCCGTCGGTGCGAGGAGGCACGCCGGCCTCGGGCGAGACTGGCACCGAGCTGGCGACGGGCGGACACCACGTGACCTGCGTGTTGGTCGCTTGCCTGGGCTCGTGCGCCGCCGGCACCACACTGGGCTACGCGTCCACGGCCATGCCTTCCATCGAGCGCGAGCCCTGGTACAGCATCCAGGGCAGACCCAGCGAGAGCCGCTGGTTGATCGACCTCGTCCTGCTCGTGGCAGCGCCCGGTGCACTCGGAGCTG GCTTCCTGTTGGACATTGTGGGCAACCGGCTGACACTGCTGCTGTCCACATTCGGACTGCTGGGCAGTTGGATCAGCCTGGTCTTCTCGTCCAACACGACGGCTCTGTTCGTGGCACGCTTCATGGCCGGCATCTTCCTGGGGGCCATCTCCAGCTGCGCGGGCGCCCACGTCGCCGAGATCTGCCCCAGCGATCGCCGCGCCTTCTTCCTGGGCATCGTCGAGGTCG GTCAACCCACTACCACCCAgctggcaggtgggccacctaggtcacgtgaacttctGGCATCATCACaccctgcccatcggatt GTGGCTAGAAGCTCGGGCATGATGCTGGCTTTCGTGCTGGGCCACTACGTGCCGTGGGAGATGCAAGCTGGCCTGTGCATGCTGCCGCCCGTGGCGCTCATGTGCCTGCAGAGATACGTGCTCGACAGCCCGCAATGGCTCATGCGGCGTGGCAAGCGCTCCGAGGCACTGGTGGTCCTGTCTCGCCTGTACGGCGTCGACGTCCCGATCGAGTTCAGGCTGCGATCTGCCGAGGACGTCGCCAAGTCTAAGGCCAAAATGACGCGCGTCAAGTGCGCAAG GTGCATAGCGCGAGCTATGCTGCTGCAGTTGCTTCCCGAGCTTTCCTGCGCGCGGCTCCTGCTGCTTCGCGGGGACCAGGTGATGCGTTCGCTGATAGCCGACACCGAGCCGTGGGACGCCGTAAGCGTCCTGATGATGGCCGGCCACGTCGCCCTGTCTGGGATGTTCGTCATCCTGACAAGGGTGGCCGGACGACGCCACCTGATGGTCCTGTCCGCAGTCATTACAGCCACCTGCATGCTCGCCCTCAGCCCAGTGGAACATCTCGTATTCAG GGGCTGGACACCGGAGCCGCGGCCCAGAGTTACCGACTGGAACGCCGTTTACGCCGTTTGCCTACTGCTGGCAAGCCACAGCCTCGGGCTGAGCCACGCACCCACGGTGCTCGCGACGGAGCTGCTGCCGGCCCGCGTGCGCTGCGTCGGCGCAGCGAGCTCATGGGCGGGCCGCTGGCTGCTCGCCTTCCTGCTCGTGCACCAGGACGACTGGCTGAGAGCGCTGGCCTCGGACACTTACAACCTGGTTCCGGGCCTCCTCCTGGTACTCGGTGCAATCCcggtagcgtgcaccgctcctgAGACGGAGGCACGCTCCCTTATGGCCATCGAGGCCGATCTATGA